A window of Polaribacter litorisediminis contains these coding sequences:
- the dnaB gene encoding replicative DNA helicase, with amino-acid sequence MEKTTPVTGKKIDKSRIISLEKGKIPPQAVELEEAVLGAMMIDKKGMDDVIDVLSADAFYDQKHQEIYAAIYELFQNSEPIDLLTVSNLLKKNGKLEFVGGDFFLIRLTQKVASSAHIEFHARIILQKYIQRKLISISSEIIENAYDDSTDVFELLDDAEAKLFEVTQGNLKKSSEDAGSLVKQALKKIQEIGNSEGMSGLATGFTKLDALTSGWQPSDLVIIAARPGMGKTAFVISMAKNMAIDFNHGVAVFSLEMSSVQLITRMISSETGLTSEKLRKGNLEPHEWEQLNVKVKKLSDAPIFIDDTPSLSVFDLRAKARRLVSQHGVKIIVIDYLQLMTAGGKSGGNREQEISMISRNLKALAKELEVPVIALSQLSRAVETRGGSKRPLLSDLRESGAIEQDADIVSFIFRPEYYGMTEWDDDEHTPCEGQGEFIVAKHRNGGLDNIRLKFTGYLAKFSDLEEGFSSEFQSSMNNPFDDGTSINQRIEPKDAFGDDDDDDVPF; translated from the coding sequence ATGGAAAAGACAACACCAGTAACCGGAAAAAAGATAGATAAATCAAGAATCATAAGTCTTGAAAAAGGAAAGATTCCCCCGCAGGCAGTGGAGTTAGAAGAAGCTGTTTTAGGAGCAATGATGATTGATAAAAAAGGAATGGATGATGTAATAGACGTCTTAAGTGCAGATGCTTTTTATGATCAGAAACACCAAGAAATTTATGCGGCAATTTATGAATTGTTCCAAAATTCTGAACCTATAGATCTTTTAACAGTCTCTAACTTGTTAAAAAAGAACGGAAAATTAGAATTTGTTGGTGGCGATTTCTTTTTAATTCGTTTAACTCAAAAAGTAGCCTCTTCTGCGCACATTGAATTTCATGCTAGAATCATTTTACAAAAATACATTCAACGTAAATTAATTTCCATTTCATCAGAAATTATAGAAAATGCATATGATGATAGTACAGATGTTTTTGAATTATTAGATGATGCCGAAGCTAAACTTTTTGAAGTTACGCAGGGTAATCTAAAAAAGAGTTCAGAAGATGCAGGTTCTCTTGTAAAGCAAGCTTTAAAAAAGATTCAAGAAATAGGTAATTCTGAAGGAATGTCTGGCTTGGCAACAGGTTTTACCAAATTAGATGCCTTAACTTCGGGTTGGCAACCATCTGATTTAGTTATTATTGCAGCACGTCCTGGTATGGGAAAAACGGCATTTGTAATTTCGATGGCAAAAAATATGGCAATTGATTTTAATCATGGTGTTGCTGTATTCTCACTAGAGATGTCTTCTGTTCAGTTAATTACACGTATGATTTCTTCAGAAACGGGCTTAACATCAGAAAAATTAAGAAAAGGAAATTTAGAGCCTCATGAATGGGAACAATTAAATGTAAAAGTTAAGAAATTATCTGATGCACCTATTTTTATAGATGATACGCCTTCACTTTCGGTTTTCGATTTGCGAGCAAAAGCAAGAAGATTAGTTTCGCAACATGGAGTTAAAATTATTGTAATTGATTATTTACAGTTAATGACCGCCGGTGGAAAATCAGGCGGAAACCGTGAACAAGAAATTTCTATGATTTCTAGAAATTTAAAAGCATTAGCAAAAGAATTAGAGGTGCCTGTAATTGCACTTTCTCAATTATCGCGTGCTGTAGAAACACGTGGAGGAAGCAAAAGACCTTTATTATCTGATTTACGTGAATCTGGAGCCATTGAGCAAGATGCAGATATTGTCTCCTTTATTTTTAGACCAGAATATTACGGAATGACAGAATGGGATGATGATGAACATACACCATGTGAAGGTCAAGGAGAGTTTATTGTGGCAAAACACAGAAATGGTGGTTTGGATAATATTCGTTTAAAATTTACCGGATATTTAGCAAAATTCTCTGATTTAGAAGAAGGTTTTAGTTCTGAATTTCAATCTTCTATGAACAATCCTTTTGATGACGGTACTTCCATAAACCAAAGAATAGAGCCTAAAGATGCTTTTGGTGATGATGATGATGATGATGTTCCTTTTTAA
- a CDS encoding Gfo/Idh/MocA family protein: MNKINWGIIGCGDVAEIKSGPAFQKVKNSKLMAVMRRNATKAEDFAKRHQVPFWYDSVDELLKNPKINAVYIATPPSSHLEILKKCLLAKKYVYLEKPMTLNYTEAKELDKIVSKKDKVVIAHYRRGLPAFEKVKELIDLNVIGKVLFADLQILQSKNNNIIAKTETNWRLNPEISGGGYFYDIAPHQIDLMCYFFGEIEKAKGFATASANNNVNDIVNGVIQFKNGIQFRGIWNFNSSDKDVKDECIIFGKKGTITFSFYGEKVIVSTNELEEIFNFKNPKHVQQPMIEKTVHYFLDLDKNPCTIKDGVTVMKTMELFTT; this comes from the coding sequence ATGAACAAGATTAATTGGGGAATTATTGGTTGTGGTGATGTTGCTGAAATAAAAAGTGGTCCTGCATTTCAAAAAGTAAAAAACTCTAAGCTAATGGCTGTAATGAGAAGGAATGCTACAAAAGCAGAAGATTTTGCTAAAAGACATCAAGTTCCTTTTTGGTATGATTCTGTAGATGAATTATTAAAAAATCCTAAAATAAACGCTGTATATATTGCCACTCCCCCATCATCTCATTTAGAAATCCTAAAAAAATGTTTGCTTGCTAAAAAGTATGTGTATTTAGAAAAACCTATGACATTAAATTATACAGAAGCAAAAGAATTGGATAAAATTGTTTCTAAAAAAGATAAAGTAGTAATTGCTCATTATAGAAGAGGATTGCCCGCTTTTGAAAAAGTAAAAGAATTGATAGATTTAAATGTAATTGGCAAAGTATTATTCGCAGATTTACAAATTTTACAATCTAAAAACAATAACATTATTGCTAAAACTGAAACAAATTGGAGGTTGAATCCTGAAATTTCAGGTGGTGGATACTTTTATGATATTGCGCCACATCAAATAGATTTAATGTGTTATTTTTTTGGCGAAATTGAAAAAGCAAAAGGGTTTGCAACTGCATCAGCAAATAATAATGTTAACGACATTGTAAATGGCGTTATTCAGTTTAAAAATGGGATTCAATTTAGAGGAATTTGGAACTTTAATTCTTCGGATAAAGATGTAAAAGATGAATGCATCATCTTCGGTAAAAAAGGTACAATTACTTTTTCTTTTTATGGTGAAAAAGTAATTGTATCAACAAATGAACTTGAAGAAATTTTTAATTTTAAAAACCCAAAACACGTTCAACAACCTATGATTGAAAAAACAGTTCACTACTTTTTAGACTTGGATAAAAATCCTTGTACTATAAAAGATGGTGTAACTGTTATGAAAACAATGGAACTTTTTACTACCTAA
- a CDS encoding asparagine synthetase B: MSSDNQKNHLKAYGIVYFGLEAGLKSKWLLNYDGGAFLIENNKAIENECKIRGVSYQIISDAKAQLILQEISAPSSNQEAVTLEKAPKIAVYSPKDKMPWDDAVTMVLSYAEIPFDVIYDKDVLADKLLIYEWLHLHHEDFTGQYGKFYGSFRTAPWYIQGKQNAEKLAKELGYDKVSEEKLAVAKKIRDYVIGGGFMFAMCSATDSFDIALAAEGVDIAEAMFDGDATTRNYQSEINFNKTFAFKDFELVKNPITYEFSSIDMTRKRRIPKTSDYFSLIEFSAKWDPVPTMLTQNHTTLVKGFMGQTTSFDRNTVKTNVLILGENKTNREARYIHGTKGKGMFTFYGGHDPEDYTHRVGDPKTELDLHPTSPGYRLILNNVLFPAAKKKKQKT; the protein is encoded by the coding sequence ATGAGCAGTGATAATCAAAAAAATCATTTAAAAGCATACGGAATTGTTTACTTCGGATTAGAAGCAGGTTTAAAATCAAAATGGTTATTAAATTATGATGGAGGTGCATTTTTGATAGAAAATAATAAAGCTATAGAAAACGAGTGTAAAATTCGAGGAGTTTCTTATCAAATCATTTCTGATGCAAAGGCACAATTAATTTTGCAAGAAATTTCTGCCCCGTCCTCTAATCAGGAAGCTGTAACTTTAGAAAAAGCACCTAAAATTGCCGTGTATTCTCCGAAAGATAAAATGCCTTGGGATGATGCCGTTACCATGGTTTTATCTTATGCAGAAATTCCTTTTGACGTTATTTATGACAAAGATGTGTTGGCAGATAAATTACTAATTTACGAATGGTTGCATTTACATCATGAGGATTTTACTGGGCAATATGGTAAATTTTATGGTTCTTTCAGAACCGCTCCTTGGTATATTCAAGGAAAACAAAATGCTGAAAAATTAGCTAAAGAATTGGGATATGATAAAGTATCCGAAGAAAAATTAGCGGTTGCAAAAAAAATTAGAGATTATGTAATTGGTGGCGGTTTTATGTTTGCCATGTGTTCTGCAACAGATAGTTTTGATATTGCTTTAGCAGCAGAAGGTGTAGATATTGCAGAAGCCATGTTTGACGGAGATGCCACAACTCGTAATTATCAGTCAGAAATAAATTTTAATAAAACCTTTGCGTTTAAAGATTTTGAATTGGTTAAAAATCCGATCACTTATGAGTTTTCTTCTATTGATATGACAAGAAAACGTAGAATTCCGAAAACTTCAGATTATTTTTCTTTGATAGAATTTTCGGCAAAATGGGATCCTGTTCCAACCATGCTAACTCAAAATCATACCACTTTAGTAAAAGGTTTTATGGGGCAAACTACTTCTTTTGACAGAAATACGGTAAAAACAAATGTATTGATTTTAGGGGAAAATAAAACCAACAGAGAAGCTCGTTATATTCATGGTACAAAGGGAAAAGGAATGTTTACTTTTTATGGAGGTCATGATCCTGAAGATTATACGCATAGAGTAGGAGACCCAAAAACCGAATTAGATTTGCATCCAACTTCACCTGGATATCGTTTAATATTGAATAATGTATTGTTTCCTGCAGCAAAGAAAAAGAAGCAGAAAACTTAA
- a CDS encoding transketolase, translated as MSTTHKLQEFTQQVRRDILRMVHKVNSGHPGGSLGCAEFITCLYQEVMEYSTDFEMDGHHEDLFFLSNGHISPVYYSVLAHSGFFPVSELSTFRLLDSRLQGHPTTHEGLPGVRIASGSLGQGMSVALGAAQAKKLNGDDKLIYSLHGDGELQEGQNWEAIMYASGKKVDNIIATIDLNGKQIDGATDDVLPMGSIKTKFEAFGWDVLEVKKGNDIEAILAGLAAAKSLTGKGKPVCILLYTEMGNGVDFMMHTHAWHGKAPSDEQLESALLQNPVTLGDY; from the coding sequence ATGTCAACAACACATAAATTACAGGAGTTTACGCAGCAAGTTCGTAGAGATATTTTAAGAATGGTACACAAAGTAAATTCTGGTCATCCGGGAGGTTCTTTAGGATGTGCAGAATTTATTACTTGTTTGTATCAAGAAGTAATGGAATATTCAACGGATTTTGAAATGGACGGACATCATGAAGATTTATTTTTCCTTTCTAATGGTCATATTTCTCCAGTTTATTACAGTGTTTTGGCTCACAGTGGCTTTTTTCCGGTATCTGAATTATCAACTTTTAGATTGTTAGATTCACGTTTGCAAGGGCATCCTACAACACATGAAGGTTTGCCTGGAGTTAGAATAGCTTCTGGTTCTTTAGGACAAGGAATGTCCGTAGCTTTAGGTGCTGCCCAAGCTAAGAAATTGAATGGTGATGATAAGTTAATTTACTCTTTACATGGTGATGGTGAGTTGCAAGAAGGTCAAAACTGGGAAGCAATTATGTACGCCTCAGGAAAAAAGGTTGATAATATTATTGCAACGATTGATTTAAACGGAAAACAAATTGATGGTGCTACAGACGATGTTTTGCCAATGGGAAGTATCAAAACAAAATTTGAAGCTTTTGGTTGGGATGTTTTAGAAGTAAAAAAAGGAAACGATATTGAAGCAATATTAGCGGGTTTAGCAGCAGCAAAATCATTAACAGGAAAAGGGAAACCCGTTTGTATTTTATTGTACACAGAAATGGGAAATGGAGTTGATTTTATGATGCATACCCACGCTTGGCATGGTAAAGCGCCAAGCGATGAACAATTAGAAAGCGCTTTATTGCAAAACCCTGTAACTTTAGGAGATTACTAG
- a CDS encoding ParA family protein, protein MGKIISVCNHKGGVGKTTTCVNLAAGLGVLERKVLVIDTDPQSNATISFGFTSKKLNNPVLGFMNFVSIIKNNLIHTDSPNVDLLPYFEDVDFFKGGIENSRFKKALEEISTLYDFIIIDCVPFFKTKNLEILVSSHSVIIPVQCDYYALEGLHSFLKTVRYVQQNLNKNLYLEGILLTMFDSRLNLSKKVVAYMQSHFKEIIFKTIINRNSKITQAPSFGKSIFQYEITSVGANDYLQFANEIIKKNTVLETSKEIPIILKEEERVFNKKILSKSIKAQHKIKKNTPKIIKKLIGFDKQEENIFFSDDFSHLIGLNKYQVKNKLGLSDNKISSNIWMYTKKNEDNFLKKKYLYLYFSDNISTHYKIKRFKSFISYF, encoded by the coding sequence ATGGGTAAAATAATCTCTGTTTGTAACCATAAAGGAGGTGTTGGTAAAACTACCACTTGTGTTAATTTGGCTGCAGGATTAGGTGTTTTAGAGCGTAAAGTATTGGTTATAGACACAGATCCACAATCAAATGCTACGATATCTTTTGGGTTTACGTCTAAAAAATTAAACAATCCTGTTTTAGGTTTTATGAATTTTGTGTCTATTATTAAGAATAATCTTATTCACACGGATTCACCAAATGTAGACTTATTACCCTATTTTGAGGATGTCGACTTTTTTAAGGGAGGTATAGAAAATTCAAGATTTAAAAAGGCATTAGAAGAAATAAGTACTCTTTATGATTTTATTATTATAGATTGTGTGCCTTTTTTTAAAACCAAAAATTTAGAAATACTTGTGAGTTCTCATTCTGTAATTATTCCTGTTCAATGTGATTACTATGCGCTAGAAGGTTTGCATAGCTTTTTAAAAACGGTACGGTATGTGCAACAAAATTTAAATAAAAATTTGTATTTAGAAGGTATTTTATTAACAATGTTTGACAGCCGTCTTAATCTCTCTAAAAAAGTGGTGGCATATATGCAATCTCATTTTAAAGAAATTATTTTTAAAACAATAATTAACCGAAACTCTAAAATTACGCAAGCACCAAGTTTTGGTAAAAGTATTTTTCAATATGAAATTACATCTGTGGGTGCAAATGATTATTTACAATTTGCGAATGAAATTATAAAAAAAAATACCGTTTTAGAAACTTCAAAAGAAATACCAATTATTTTAAAGGAAGAAGAACGTGTTTTTAATAAAAAGATACTTTCTAAATCTATAAAGGCGCAACATAAAATTAAAAAAAATACACCTAAAATCATCAAAAAATTGATAGGTTTTGATAAACAGGAAGAAAATATATTTTTTTCTGATGATTTTAGTCATTTAATTGGATTGAATAAATATCAAGTTAAAAATAAATTGGGTCTTTCTGACAATAAAATTAGCAGCAATATTTGGATGTACACCAAAAAAAATGAAGATAATTTTTTAAAAAAGAAATATTTATACCTTTATTTTAGTGATAATATTTCAACTCATTATAAAATAAAGCGTTTTAAATCTTTTATTTCTTATTTTTAA
- the bshA gene encoding N-acetyl-alpha-D-glucosaminyl L-malate synthase BshA — protein MKIGIVCYPTFGGSGVMATELGMALADKGHEVHFITYNQPVRLDFLSHKLHFHQVLIEEYPLFQYQPYELALSSKMVYVVKTYQLDVLHAHYAIPHAYAAYMAKQMLKEKGIDIKVVTTLHGTDITLVGSHPTYKTAVEFSINNSDVVTAVSNSLKKTTNQLFNIHKNIEVVYNFIDIHKYDKAENEECKREALAKPNERILTHISNFRPVKRVEDVIKVFYEVQKEIPSKLLMIGEGPERKKAGLLAKQLGIKHLVFFLGNSTEIDKILCYSDVFLLPSQTESFGLAALEAMAAKTAVISTNTGGLPEVNIHGKTGYLSNLGDVEDMAKNAISILKEDTVLETFKQNAKEHAKKFSLDNILPVYEDIYKSCYQNKIGSI, from the coding sequence ATGAAAATAGGTATTGTGTGTTATCCAACTTTTGGAGGAAGTGGTGTAATGGCGACAGAGCTAGGAATGGCTTTGGCAGACAAAGGTCATGAAGTGCATTTTATCACTTATAATCAGCCAGTTCGTCTAGATTTTTTATCTCATAAATTGCACTTTCATCAAGTTTTAATAGAAGAATATCCATTATTTCAATATCAACCTTATGAGCTGGCTTTATCTAGTAAAATGGTTTATGTTGTAAAAACATATCAATTAGATGTATTGCATGCACATTATGCAATTCCGCATGCCTATGCCGCGTATATGGCCAAACAAATGTTAAAAGAAAAAGGGATTGATATAAAAGTCGTAACAACTTTGCACGGCACAGATATTACCTTGGTAGGCAGTCATCCTACATATAAAACGGCAGTAGAATTTAGTATAAACAATTCTGATGTAGTAACTGCAGTTTCTAACAGTCTAAAGAAAACTACTAATCAGCTTTTCAATATTCATAAAAATATAGAAGTAGTCTATAATTTTATTGATATTCATAAATACGATAAAGCTGAAAATGAAGAGTGTAAAAGAGAAGCTTTGGCAAAACCAAATGAAAGAATTTTAACACACATTAGTAATTTTAGACCAGTAAAAAGGGTAGAAGATGTTATCAAAGTTTTTTACGAGGTTCAAAAAGAGATTCCTTCTAAGTTATTGATGATCGGAGAAGGTCCTGAAAGAAAAAAAGCTGGACTTTTAGCCAAACAATTAGGGATTAAACATTTAGTATTCTTTCTAGGAAATAGTACAGAAATAGATAAGATTTTATGCTATTCGGATGTGTTTTTATTGCCTTCACAAACAGAAAGTTTTGGTTTGGCAGCATTAGAAGCGATGGCTGCAAAAACAGCAGTAATATCTACAAATACCGGAGGATTACCAGAAGTAAATATTCATGGAAAAACGGGTTATTTAAGTAATTTAGGAGATGTTGAAGACATGGCAAAAAATGCAATTTCTATTTTAAAAGAGGATACCGTTTTAGAAACATTTAAACAAAATGCCAAAGAGCATGCTAAAAAGTTTTCTTTAGATAATATACTACCAGTGTATGAGGATATTTATAAATCTTGTTACCAGAACAAAATTGGTTCTATTTAA
- a CDS encoding YwbE family protein has translation MIDGRKRANIKVGIFVEIVQKPHQRTGELTQGVVFKILTKSSHHPHGIKVQLESGLVGRVKKIID, from the coding sequence ATGATTGACGGCAGAAAAAGAGCAAATATTAAAGTAGGAATCTTTGTGGAAATTGTTCAGAAGCCTCATCAAAGGACAGGAGAATTAACACAAGGAGTTGTATTTAAAATACTCACAAAATCTAGCCATCATCCTCACGGTATTAAGGTTCAGCTAGAATCTGGTTTAGTAGGTAGAGTTAAAAAAATTATTGATTAA
- a CDS encoding lytic transglycosylase domain-containing protein yields the protein MNKYVRVLSLLSILIVTLLFINAINKTEIEPSPNTSTHEMYKIKALKLPSNLNLAGERVPIEKQDIRERMERELLVNTYWQSNGLLLLKRANKYFPIIEPLLEKYGIPDDFKFLALAESAFIDETSSAGAAGMWHFMKATGKEYGLEINSNVDERYDIEKSTKVAAEYLKNSKNNLGSWTLAAAAYNAGNYGVSRRLETQEVTNYYDAKLPNETERYVFRILALKEVMNNPKKYGFVFEKEDLYTLQKTKTIKVDTAITNITSFAKGYGLTYKEFKIHNPWLRENKLNNKSRKEYEIKIPVN from the coding sequence ATGAATAAGTACGTCCGCGTTTTATCTCTTTTAAGCATTCTTATTGTAACTCTTTTATTTATAAATGCTATAAATAAAACTGAAATAGAGCCTAGTCCAAATACAAGCACTCATGAAATGTATAAAATCAAAGCGCTAAAACTGCCAAGTAATTTGAATTTGGCAGGTGAAAGAGTGCCTATAGAAAAGCAAGATATTAGAGAAAGGATGGAAAGAGAACTGTTGGTTAATACGTACTGGCAATCTAATGGTTTGTTGCTATTAAAACGTGCAAATAAATATTTCCCGATTATAGAACCTTTGTTAGAAAAATATGGTATCCCAGATGATTTTAAATTTTTAGCGTTGGCAGAAAGTGCTTTTATAGATGAAACTTCTTCTGCGGGTGCAGCAGGAATGTGGCATTTTATGAAAGCAACTGGTAAAGAATATGGTTTAGAAATTAATAGCAATGTAGATGAAAGATATGATATTGAAAAATCTACAAAAGTGGCTGCTGAATATTTAAAAAATTCTAAAAATAATTTAGGATCTTGGACTTTAGCTGCGGCAGCTTATAATGCAGGTAATTATGGTGTTTCTCGAAGATTAGAAACTCAAGAAGTTACAAATTATTACGATGCAAAATTACCGAATGAAACGGAACGTTATGTTTTTAGAATTTTGGCTTTAAAAGAAGTGATGAATAATCCTAAAAAATATGGTTTCGTTTTTGAAAAAGAAGATTTATATACGTTACAAAAAACAAAAACGATTAAAGTAGATACTGCTATTACCAATATTACTTCTTTTGCAAAAGGATATGGATTAACTTACAAAGAATTTAAAATTCATAATCCTTGGTTAAGAGAAAATAAATTGAATAATAAAAGCAGAAAAGAGTACGAAATTAAAATACCCGTAAATTAG
- a CDS encoding alpha/beta hydrolase, which translates to MSKTHLYFMPGLAAGPEIFYNLTLNPHLYELHYLTWKPPLQMNETIANYAKRMTDDIKHKKPVLIGVSFGGIIVQEMSKFIETQKIIIISSVKSKNELPKRYKLASKSKIYKLFPTQIVTNFEKYSKFFIGKSLGKKAKMYKKYLSVREKSYLKWSIYNVVNWQQEKKLPNITHIHGTKDNIFPFKNIKNCIKIEDGNHSMIILKAKQISKLIHESLAC; encoded by the coding sequence ATGTCTAAAACACATCTGTATTTTATGCCAGGTTTGGCAGCTGGTCCTGAAATTTTTTACAATTTAACGTTAAACCCTCATCTATACGAATTGCACTATTTAACTTGGAAACCTCCGTTACAGATGAATGAAACCATTGCAAATTATGCAAAAAGAATGACCGATGATATAAAACACAAAAAACCTGTTTTAATAGGAGTTTCTTTTGGAGGAATTATTGTACAAGAAATGAGTAAGTTTATAGAAACACAAAAGATCATTATAATCTCTAGTGTAAAATCTAAAAATGAGCTTCCTAAAAGATATAAATTAGCAAGTAAAAGTAAAATTTACAAACTATTTCCTACTCAAATTGTTACCAATTTTGAAAAATATTCTAAATTTTTTATCGGTAAATCATTGGGGAAAAAGGCAAAAATGTATAAAAAATATCTTTCTGTGAGAGAAAAAAGCTATTTAAAATGGTCTATTTATAACGTTGTCAATTGGCAACAAGAAAAAAAATTGCCAAATATTACTCACATTCATGGAACAAAAGACAATATCTTTCCGTTTAAAAACATCAAAAATTGTATTAAAATTGAAGATGGAAATCACTCTATGATCATTTTAAAGGCAAAACAGATTTCTAAACTAATTCATGAAAGTTTAGCTTGCTAA